The Hermetia illucens chromosome 2, iHerIll2.2.curated.20191125, whole genome shotgun sequence genomic interval tgtctgtctgtctgtctgtctgtcacacccgatttattcggaaacgactagaccgattgtcacgaaaattggtgagagtatgtaatctggtgatccctttacatgcagtaagtggcgccatcttacgttaagtttaaggggggctctccgtacatgtgaatggagggtgcaaatttttttttctcagaatgtagccaagtagggtatcaaatgaaaggtctcaactagtacttttcgaatctggttcaatatttgatattagatgaaacagaggggagtaagggttgaaaatatgacccacaaaaagtgtaacaggtctcgttctcagaacctatccaaccgaaaaatctggaaaaaatcacagtggtgcatctctacgaaatctaggcctcaaaatatatccggttccgatatctgcacaaataaagttaataatagtatatttccacattttagaaatttacccggcacccccccttatgttcatcccagaaatacaaaatttggcatgagtgtaacgaagaatataatgcacagtttggtcaagtttgaagaaaatccaactattattaacaaagttatagggggtgaaactttacaattttttgtgaatttcgtgcactttacaacccgcatgacgtcatcatcacatatcaattcgtcaattccacaacgaaatgaattcttatgaattgggtcgcagacaattattttattttagttttttagttatttgtcaaccagacatgtgtatatgtaggtatataatatatgcgtgctaatgaactttgcggctagtgcctaattcagatagatataagacgtaaatcggaaatatgggtacgataaatttagatacgtgcatatatgtgtacagcaggtaataggcagtttgtttgtttagggtgagcgtgatatctatggctctaatatgtacgtatgtctcgtagtttggaaaaatatgaaggattatgttggatttgtagctatatacggacagagaaatgtgcgtctcttacataagatgaacacaaaacctttatacccgaagcgcgagcttccggtattccgacttgttttactctACTATTAACACACAAATCTTCGATGAACGTACCATTTTCCTAAAAACTTCAACTTACCTTTCCACCATAATCTTTGAATAGAACTTCCACTGGTGTACATAATAAGAACTTCACATTCAATCACATGAAGCAGAACTTTATTCTCCAGCAGGATTTTCTCTCACACTCGCAGTGCGTACATTTTTTTGTCGGGCACTGTATATCTTTGCTTTCAAATCACAGAGAACGCCGGGTATGCCAAACAGTTTAAGTAACTACCCTAGCTAAGCCAAATATAAGTGGCCATACTCAGGTGTAAGACACCATTGGAATTATATCAAATTCCTAGCAAAATCGACGATTGATGATTCGAAATATTACTACGCGATGAAAGCCGATCGAATATAAATTTCTCAAAAACTCCGGTCGAGAATTGTAGTCAGGACCGCATGTTGACGACCCGCAAAAACTGTTCGATAGATTAAATCCTGACTAAAAGCTTATACATAAAAATCATGCAACGTGTTTACTTCCACTTAAAATGTGCAGTTTGTTACCCACTACCAAAGCACCTCGAAAATCTCACACTGGCTATAGAACACATGATAGTGTATAAGAAAGGGGTGACAAGCGAACTATGTATATCAAACAAATTTCCATTTTCAGGAAGTTAAgccaaaaagaaaaacgaaacatACTTTAACGTAAAAGCTTTTATTGTAAAAAGATCTTTTCTCAAGTACATGGTTGGAAATTGTACATCCTTGCATCGATGGACTGCATCGCCTTATATGTAATTACCTGCAAGGAAAGAAACTGGATTAGTCGCGAACTAACCTTCACCCGCAATGCAGGAGTAGGAAGCAGTAAATACATCTTCTCAGTTCAGTTATGGTAGTAAGCAGAATCATTCAGCGTGAAGTCTGACGCTTGTTGCACAAATCATCTTGGAATgtacttcccccccccccccccctgccccAATGCTTACTTCCAACTGTCCTGCCGAGTTACGCTCCGACTTACCTAAGATTATCTTAAGCCCTCAACAGACAAGCTCCGCCAGCCTTCTTGATTTTGTTTTCGGCCTTCTTGGAGAAGTACTTGGCTCTCACGATAATGGGCAATTTCGGCAGATGACCTCGTCCGAGCAATTTGTAGTAACCCTGGAAATGGAAACCTCATTAATTTCTGTCCTCACTTGAATCCACGCGGGGCATATAAGTAACGGAATCAGAAAGGCTTTCGCAACACTGGAAATGCAATTGTACGGTTGCTTTCAGACCGCCCGACGCCTTAAGGGGTATCATCATTGAAAACGGAACAAATCGACTGAGAGCTCGTCGGCAGGATACTTACGAATTTCACTAGATCGACAACTGGAGCTTTTCCACTCTTTTGGTCCTTCTCGCATTCATCGCGGACCTTGTCCCCGACGAGCGACCACAACTTGTCCAAGTTGATGGTTGGGCAGAACTTGTGCTGGCGGCGCAAGTGGAAGTTCCTCATACCAACTTTACCGAAGTATCCAGGATGGTATTTGTCGAAGTTGATTCTGTGGTGATGCATACCACCAGCGTTACCACGACCGCCAGGATGCTTGCGGTGCTTGCCTGAAAGTAACGTTCCATGATAAGTATAAACACGAGACAATGTCTCACAAGTTCCAACTTACCGATACGACCATGTCCATGACTGACATGACCACGCAACTTCCTGGTCTTCTTCCTTTTTTGATTCGACTGGAATGCGTTTAAGAAACACGTTTTAGTTACATTTTCACTTATTCAAAGCATGAATTATGATTATTGAACATCGCGACTCGAAAGTTGAATTTGACAGCTGGGTCGGCAAAATGTTTACATCGGTTTTACGGAtaatcagcaaatattgcaagaaataattgctgcacttgaTTAATTTCGTTAGATGCCACAATTAAATTGAGACTTGGTTTAGGGAATCTTACCGATGACAAAGTTATTTCAAGATTTCAAGAGCACGGTTGACGAACGACAACTTACCATTTTGATGGAAGGTTAAAAGAGGGAGAAACTTGAATGAAGTTGGCTATGAGTATGAGTTTGTTTGCGAAACATTGAATTGGGTTCGTTCTGAATTATAGGATCAGTCGAAATGTTAGATAAAGATGAGTAATAGATGGCGCTGTTTTCTATCGAAAACGTTGAATACCTCATAAATCCTTCGATTTTCACTCGATACTAAGCCCCAAGAGGACCTGAAATTAATTATGAGGATTTATTCTTTATTATGAGTATTTATACCTCAACTCAACATGTCAACTGTCAGAAACAACCAAAGCCAATACTTTTTGTAGCTTTCACTTTTTGGAAAGAAACATACCGACTTTATGTGAattatggaaaatgaaaaaatccTTCGCCTTAAAAGACAATTAGTTGCATATTGATTTGAAAATATGTTCAAAGACTTTTTTAATCTTTTGAACTAGgacaattatattttattattttttccttggGTTTAAATTAGTTTTAATGCCGAAACCTATTCGTAAAAATCTGATCTCGATAAAAGGCATGGTCGCTTTGGTATAACAGTTTAAAGAAAGGCAAGATTTCCAGTTTAGAGTGCTAAAAGTGGTAACATTTGGAAAATTACACGGCTTCCGTTCATGCAATGTACCACTTTTTACACAGAATAAGATGcttaattttttgaagaaaagtagTTGTCTCAAGGtaaccattttcatttttttctgttttttttttggtgaaaaaaaatgtggttaCTCGtttaaaatatgattttttcaaCGAAGACTTTAGACAAAATGCTTGTAAATGAATTGAAACTTGAATATTTTGTCGCATATTCTTTCGCGGCAATAACTGCATACCCGTTTTGTGGCATGgagttaggtaggtaggtaggtatcagtgggcactctgaggagcccaattagcgagttgatgcgccgttttgatgctacaaactcctaagaccctgactgctgttatgacgtcaaggaggcagagtcccaactggttcagatcttcagaattagcccgtagcattcacgaaggaaatcaGTTCTCTCACCTTGCAGCTaatatctctctgaggtccccaaagaatgctttacctagtgtccatagcctgactctagctagagctgagcaatcttctccgcagcttcggcaatgcgaattgcagGGTATGCCGAGCATGGCAGATGGTCCTCCATGGGCCAGTGCCctatgcagaccgccgtaatcttgtatgcatttgcacgcgtctggcacaggagctctcgtgaacAGGTTTTGTTATATgcgggccaaatcctgcttgactTGGCATATGTGGTGAGCCTTCGCAATCTGAGGTCCGCGAGTGCGAATAGATTCTGCCCTTGATAGTCGCCAGCGGAACGCCGACACCCGCCGAAGGACTGAGCAGAGCCCCACCCGGTCCGCCAGCCCGTCCATTTGCCTTCGCCGGTGTTCCAccctgccctggttggaaagtccacagcaaaatttttCGTAAAgtttagcttgcgtgtggcatagtccgtgccggggaatgcccaaatttcccaaggtacttcatctagcaTGTTACAATGGCCGTAAGGCTTCGCTGTCctgcatccggactcacgtagtctaacggcactgcacgctacaacgtatttaattgTGGAgttctagggggaggagatgtaggagttcattgagagcatctgaagagcaagactgcagagccccggtagcaTCTACACACGCggttgaatcctattaagcttcgttctattgtatttttcgcTTAAAGCTTGCCACGTTAGGATGGGGCGCACCACAGCTGTGTGCATCCAGAGAACCTtgtcggccggagaccccatttctttgcagggGTCTCTTACAGGTCTTCTTAACTCTCAATATATTCAATCTCCAGCTTTGCATCCAGCATTACACctttactttacattggaggaaagaaccaatctttgttcattcaacagcggcaggtggaattcaggtacccttgtcttcatggtaaatagcatcagttccgttttagtTGTTTTTATGCCGAATCCGCATCTTGCGGTCCACAGGCGCTCCTCCCATGATGTTAGTCATAATGGAgcgaaacatccctgacactaatatcaccaagtcgttggcatacgCTACCTCTTCCCCCCTGCtactgtccaatattcgcaaaatttcaccatcatttcatcattattaaccagagcaccggagggATGGTACTAGCCTGGGGcgcgcctctgttcacagctctggtcaaatggttgcctcccagagCCGACTGGATATTCCTGGTTGTTAGCATGGATATtgtccaatgcgtaagataccccgcCAATCCAATATTGGTCAATGCTCCctttatatccaagaaggcagctagagtatactgcttgtactgcagtgatcgctcaatcgtgccaattacctcgaggagagtggtttctgtggtttacctttgaggtaggcatgctgggacttagagaaagacgttttctccataatcgcccttaagtggatggcCAGGAcgtgctctagggtcttcagttcgaaagaggtgaggttggttggtcgaaagtccttcacgGACCCATGGCCGCACCTGTCCGCTTTCTCCAacactgtggtacgtatcccaaaaagatacagctccggtaaatttcgataagccacggcacaacccttttctgttgtttctgtagcatgactggcattatgcaatcctcggtaattaccgatttgatagtctcgcacagctggggtggagCATGGAGTTGACAAGCCAAACAATTAGATTTATTCGAAGCCTGGCTCACTGTTTCTCAAGGGCGGCGTACAGGTCGATTGTTCTTATGAAATTACGTTCTGTGATGTTTTAGTCAATGATTCCCTCAGAGATGCCAGGATTTTGTACATGTCATTGGCAGACGTTGAAGACGGCGGTTCGCCAGCCAACTATTCGTGATTCGATGTGAATGACCAGATTATTATCATGCATAAGCATCCGTTGGTCATTTTGTCGTGTGCATAagggcagcataacttccgaCAATAAATTGCAGTATTTAACTACCATCATAGATCCACCTGAATGTTTGATCGTCGGAACTTGGTATTTAGCCACGTAATGTCCTTCAAAAGCTTGTCAAGTATAATGGATCTCATCTGCTGAAAGTGACGCGAAGTTTAAGGCGTTGAAACGTAACACACCCCTCCAACCACCGACACTTAATTTATCGTAATCTTTCAGAAAACTTAAATTTGCCCAATGGTGTTCTTCCAATATTAATGTATAATATGTTATTTTTAAGttcatttgaatagatattgaAATGGgattattttgagacctagatttcatgcaAGCGCATTactctgaattttttcagacttttgggTTAGGTTGTTTCTGAAAACAAGCtctatctcactttaagtttgcaCATTTTCACCCCTTAATCGCCCATTTTGCAATATACATCCAAACTAGAATGTGTGCAAGTGCTAATTAAGATTTCTTCGGGCGTTCGCCACCGTTGCTTAAGATGGTCAAAATCAAGGAA includes:
- the LOC119647910 gene encoding 60S ribosomal protein L27a → MSNQKRKKTRKLRGHVSHGHGRIGKHRKHPGGRGNAGGMHHHRINFDKYHPGYFGKVGMRNFHLRRQHKFCPTINLDKLWSLVGDKVRDECEKDQKSGKAPVVDLVKFGYYKLLGRGHLPKLPIIVRAKYFSKKAENKIKKAGGACLLRA